The following coding sequences lie in one Cryptococcus tetragattii IND107 chromosome 7, whole genome shotgun sequence genomic window:
- a CDS encoding glucose-6-phosphate dehydrogenase encodes MSAPSNKSGSIPSMEASGEALKDETVVIVLGASGDLAKKKTFPALYALFAQGFLPKDVHIVGYARTKMDKDEFHKRQVQYIKGDQEKIKQFQELSSYVSGPYDQDAGYQELLKHVEELEGDRETRNRIFYMALPPSVFTTVAKGLKKNCYSTRGTNRIIIEKPFGKDLESCRQMMSELKSEWAENETYRIDHYLGKEMVKNLLVLRFGNVFLDASFNKNYISNVQITFKEPFGTEGRGGYFDEFGIIRDVCQNRFVDTRYGTTRFFFCRGYPGREGYLEDDTVPKDSKCPTFAAMTLWINNPRWEGVPFIMKAGKVEIRVQYKDATQGIFMDIPRDELVMRIQPDEAVYLKMNNKLPGFHTRAVPVELDLTYKKRFTDANIPQAYEALILDALKGDHSNFVRDDELDVAWKIFTPILHWIDSKDAPKPEPYPYGSRGPKEIDEFTAKYGFKRSPQTYSWPKTSANL; translated from the exons ATGTCAGCGCCTTCTAACAAATCTGGctccattccttccatGGAGGCATCGGGTGAAGCTCTCAAAGACGAGACTGTCGTTATCGTGCTGGGGGCTAGTGGTGACCTtgccaaaaagaagacctTCCCTGCCCTCTACGCCCTTTTCGCTCAGGGCTTTTTGCCTAAGGATGTTCACATTGTTGGATATGCGAGAACCA AGATGGATAAGGATGAATTCCACAAGCGCCAAGTTCAATACATCAAGGGCGACCAGGAAAAGATCAAGCAATTCCAAGAACTATCATCCTACGTATCTGGCCCTTACGACCAGGATGCTGGTTATCAAGAGCTTCTCAAGCATGTAGAGGAGCTTGAGGGCGACAGGGAAACTCGTAACCGCATTTTCTACATGGCTCTTCCCCCTTCAGTTTTCACTACCGTTGCCAAGGGTCTCAAGAAGAACTGCTACTCTACTCGAGGTACCAACCGTATCATCATTGAAAAGCCTTTCGGCAAGGATCTCGAGTCATGCCGCCAAATGATGAGCGAGCTTAAGTCCGAGTGGGCGGAAAACGAAACCTATCGTATCGATCACTACCTCGGCAAAGAGATGGTCAAGAACCTACTTGTTCTCCGCTTTGGTAATGTCTTCCTCGACGCTTCTTTCAACAAAAATTATATCAGCAACGTCCAGATCACCTTCAAAGAGCCTTTCGGCACCGAGGGTCGTGGGGGATACTTTGACGAATTTGGAATTATTCGTGATGTTTGCCAGAACC GCTTTGTCGATACTCGCTATGGAACGACccgtttctttttctgccGAGGATATCCGGGACGAGAAG GCtatcttgaagatgataccGTACCCAAAGACTCTAAATGTCCCACATTTGCTGCTATGACCTTGTGGATTAATAACCCCCGATGGGAAGGCGTTCCCTTCATCATGAAAGCAGGAAAAG TCGAAATTCGTGTGCAGTACAAAGATGCCACGCAGGGTATTTTCATGGATATTCCTCGGGACGAGCTTGTCATGCGCATTCAACCTGATGAAGCGGTATACCTCAAAATGAACAACAAGCTTCCTGGATTCCACACGCGTGCTGTTCCCGTCGAACTTGACCTCACCTACAAGAAGCGATTCACGGACGCCAACATCCCTCAAGCCTACGAAGCTCTCATTCTCGATGCACTCAAGGGTGATCACTCGAACTTCGTTCGTGATGACGAGCTGGACGTTGCCTGGAAGATCTTTACCCCCATTCTCCATTGGATCGACAGTAAAG ATGCGCCTAAGCCAGAGCCGTACCCCTATGGTTCCCGAGGTCCCAAGGAAATCGACGAATTCACGGCTAAATATGGATTCAAGCGTAGCCCGCAGACCTA TTCATGGCCCAAGACGTCTGCAAATCTTTGA